In Formosa haliotis, the sequence GAGAGTTACTTTAATGTAAAACAAGGAAAATATGGTTTGGTTGAAATTACAAAGCGCTATAATAATGTGCTTATGCCAGATATTGAGTTGGTAGATATTAAGGACAAGCAGAAACGCAAATTGATGAAAGGTCATTTTAGTGATCGTTTGATTGAGGCTATGACTGAAACTTTAGAAGAAGGGCATCAAATTATATTATTTCAAAACCGACGTGGATTTTCTCCAATAGTAGAATGTAATACGTGTGGACATTCTCCGCAGTGTCCAAATTGCGACGTTAGTTTAACCTTTCATAGTTATAGAAATCAATTGAGGTGTCATTATTGTGGGCATCATACAGCCATGTTACTTAAATGTCAGGCTTGTGGAGATCCGGGTTTAGATACAAAAGGTTTCGGAACCGAACAAATAGAGGAGGAAGTGAAACATTTATTTCCGAATTACAAAGTCGGTCGAATGGATCTAGATACCACGCGTGGGAAATATGGCTACGAAAAAATTATAACCGCCTTCGAGCAGCAAGAAATGGATATTTTGGTAGGTACCCAAATGCTAACAAAGGGATTAGATTTTAGAAACGTAGCTTTAGTGGGCATTATGAATGCCGATAATTTATTGAACTTCCCCGATTTTAGAGCCCATGAGCGTAGTTATCAATTATTATCGCAAGTATCGGGTCGGGCCGGAAGAACAGAAAAACAAGGGAAAGTTTTAATTCAAACCTATAATCCGTATCACAATATTTTGCAGCAAGTCTCTACCAATAATTATGAGGCTATGTATAAAGAGCAAATGGATGAGCGCTATAATTTTAAATATCCTCCAGTTTATAGATTGATTCGTGTAACCTTAAAACACAAAGATTTTAATCGGGTTAATAATGCATCCATTTGGTTAGGTACAGCTTTAAGGCAAGTATTTGGTGATTATGTTTTAGGTCCGGTAGATCCGCCGGTGTCGAGAATTCGGAATCAATTTCATAAAAATATAATGATAAAAATTCCTCAAAAGCAGTCGTTAGGAGGTACAAAAAAAGCCATTGTTAAAATAAACAATAGCTTTATGAATGTGAAAGATTTTAGATCTGTTCGCTTAATAATGAATGTAGACGCGTATTAAATGCTGTTTAAAGCATCAATAAGTTGCGACTTTTTATTTCGGCTTAAAGGAATTTCGTAAGAGCCTACTTCAACATTCTTGCTGTTAAATCTATCTATTTTATCTAGATTAACGATATAAGATTTATGAATTCTTAAGAATTTGCCTTCAGGAAGTTCCTGCTCGAAAGCTTTCATGGTAGATAATACCACTAAACTGCCTTCCTCTGTAACTAATTTAACATAGTCACCAAGGGCTTCAATCCATTTTATGTCGTTAATATATACTTTACGTTTTTTTAGATTACTTTTAACGAAGATATGTTCACCTTCGGTTTCATTGAAATCTAATTTTAGTTTGTGGTGCTCAATGGCTTTTTCAACAGCAACCATAAAGCGCTCACGAGTAATAGGTTTCTTTAGGTAATCGGTGGCATCGTAATTGAATGCTTTAAAAGCGTATTCTGTTTTTCCTGTTACAAAAATAATTTGGGGCTTATTATTTAAAACATCAAGAAGTTCGAATCCATTTAATACTGGCATTTCAATATCTAAAAAGATGAGATCAACCTTATGCGTGTTTAAACCATTTTTGGTTTCAAGCGCACTGCTATACTCTGCTATTAAATTAAGAGCAGGGTGGTTTTCTATCAACTTTACTATGGACAACCTCTGAATCGCAGAGTCATCTACTACTACACAGTTTAAAGTCATAACAATTAATTGTTTCGGTTAAGATATCGACAATAGTACAAAAAAATCGGATAAAAACAAAAAAAATACCGATTAAGTGAATAATTTTTGTTTTTCTTAACACTGTAAACGTGATTTTACGGGTAGAAAATAAAATAACGAGAGGTTTGTTATATTTAATAAAAATGTTTACTTTTGCAGCCATTTTTAACAATAAAATAGATTTGAATATGAATCATTATGAAGCTGTTTTCATCTTAAATCCCGTTTTATCTGAAACACAGATAAAGGAAACAGTACAGAAATACGAAGATTTTCTTGTTTCTAACGGTGCTAAGATGATATCAAAAGAAGATTGGGGACTAAAAAAATTAGCTTACCCAATTCAAAACAAAAAAAGTGGTTTTTACCATTTATTTGAATTTACTGTACCTGGAGAAGTAATTAACCAGTTAGAGTTAGAATTTAGACGTGACGAGCGTTTTATGCGTTACTTAACTGTAAAACTAGACAAGCACGCTGTGGCTTGGGCAGAGAGAAGAAGAGCTAAACTAAAACAAAAAGCGTAATTATGTCATCTATAGAACAACAAGCAAAAGGAAAAAAAGACGGAGAGATTAGATACTTAACGCCTTTAAACATTGAAACTAATAAGCAAAAGAAATATTGTCGTTTCAAAAAATCTGGAATCAAGTATGTAGATTATAAAGATGCAGACTGGTTATTAAGATTTGTAAACGAGCAAGGTAAAATTTTACCTCGTCGTTTAACAGGAACTTCATTAAAGTATCAAAGAAAAGTGTCTGTAGCTGTAAAAAGAGCTCGTCACTTAGCTTTAATGCCTTACGTAGCTGATTTATTAAAATAAAATACCGATAACAATGGAACTTATATTAAAACAAGACGTTGAAAATTTAGGATTTAAAGACGATGTTGTAACAGTTAAGAACGGTTATGGTAGAAACTTTTTAATTCCTCAAGGAAGTGCTATTTTAGCTACACCTTCTGCAAAGAAAGTATTAGCTGAAAACTTAAAGCAAAGAGCTTTTAAAGAAAAGAAAATTGTTGACGATGCTAACAAAATTGCTGAAGCTTTAAAAGCATTAGAAATTAAAATTTCGTCTAAAGTTGGTTCTGGAGACAAATTATTTGGATCTGTAAACAACATCGATCTTGCTGAAGCTTTAGAAAAAGAAGGTCAAGCAATCGATAAAAAATTTATCAACGTTACTGGAGGTAGTGTTAAGCGTTTAGGTAAATATAATGCCGTAATACGTTTACACCGCGAGGTATCTGTAGATTTACCTTTTGAAGTAGTTGCTCAAGCAAACTAATTTTAAAAGTAATTATATATTAAAAACCGTTTAGACTTGTTCTAAACGGTTTTTTTAATTCAAAGAAATAATTGTCCGTGTTCTTAGTCATAAAAAACTTGTTTCAGTCTACCATAACTAGTACCGTCAGTGAGAATCTGAACCACCAAGCTTCTCAATAAGCAATCATTTAAGATGGCGATAGACATTAATAAGGATTACGGATATTCTAATCAAAAATTATTAAAATGAAATACACACGTCTTACAAAAGAACAATTTGAAGAGTTACACCAAGAATTCATCAATTTTTTAGCAACTCAATCTATAGATGCTAACGAGTGGAAAACTATTAAAGACACAAAACCAGAAGTTGCAGAACAAGAATTAGATGTGTTTAGTGATTTGGTTTGGGAAGGTGTTTTAACGAGTGCTAAATTTTTAGAACACATTTCTGGGCAACACATGCATTTATTCTCTTTAGGCGAAACCAATATGCATTTAATAGCTATTAAGCTTAAAAATGATAAAGATTTGGCTACCCAAGAAGGTTTTAACTGGTTAAGAGAAAATTTGTTACATGACGATGTAGAGTTTCTTCAAGCGAACAAAACCTATTCTGAAGATAAAAAACTAGATATATTTAAATTGATTCAGCAAGGAGCGGTTATTACTAGAGGTGAGTTATACACCTATTTTAATGATCTGGTAAACGCGGAATAATCCTATTTTATTCGTAGCGTAACGATTCTATCGGGTCTAGTTTAGAGGCTTTAGATGCTGGGTAAGATCCGGAAATAATGGCTACAACAAACGTTATTACACTTGCCCAAATCATAGCTGCCCATGGCATACTAAATTGGAAATCGACCGCCGATGCAAATCCGAGGCCGAGTAAAATACCGAGAAGCATTCCGAGTAAACCTCCAAATTGTCCTATAATTATAGTTTCAATAAAAAACTGAAACGCAATGGTACCTTGTTTTGCGCCCAAAGCTTTACGTACTCCAATTTCACGGGTACGTTCGCTTACCGAAACGAGCATGATATTCATAAGTGCAATAGACGATCCTAAGATGGTAATGATACTTATAATCCAAGCAGCGGTTGCGAGGGCTCCTGTTATGGCACCAATTCGATTAATTAAATCGTCGCTACGTTCTAATCCGAAATTATTTTCTTCAATAGGGTTTAAACCTCTAATGTTTCTAAACGTTACAATGGCGTCATCTTGAGCGCTTTGTAGAAGTTCTTTCTTTTCAACCATAACACTTAAAGCGTAATTTATATTGGCATTGGTGAAAATAGAACGCGCTTTTTGAAGCGGCATGATAACTCTTAAATCTTGATTATTTCCGAAGGTAGAGCCTTTAGACTCTAAAGTTCCAATCACTTTAAATTTAAATCCTCTAACACTAATAATTTGATCTATAGGATTGTCATTTTTGAATAAGGCTTTAACCAAATCACTACCAATAACACAAACATTAGAGTTGTTTTCTACTTCTAAAGCGTTAAACTCACGACCACGATCGACTTTTAGTCCAGAATTTTGAATAAAATTTTCATTAGCTCCAATAACTTTTACTTCCGGGTCGGTTTTTTCGTTTTCAAATTTTACTTCTGCAGTAGATGTGCCGTCAAAAGAAACTGATGTTTTTGTGTATGGATAGTTGTACTGATCTACGAAATCACGAATGTTTTGGTAACTAATAATCGGGTTTACTTTTTGGCGTTCTCCGCTTTGTGGTCGTGCTGTAAATTTATAGCGCTGTATATTAAACGTGTTGGCACCCATAGACGAGAAATCGCTAGAAATGGTACTTTCTAAGGCCGAAACTGCACTTAAAATACCTACTAATGCAGTAATACCAATGGCAATAATAAGCACGGTTAAGATGGTACGTAGTAACTGACTTTTTATAGAATCGAAAGCAATTCTTATATTTTCTCGAACAAGTGAAAACATGTATAGGGTGTTATGGGTTGGGTGTTTTAATATAAGACTATTAAAACGGAATAAAGTTACTATAAAATTGAATTATCTTATTAAGTCAACTCAAAAATTTAGATATTTGTGCTCAAATTTAAAATACCAATGGCACAAAAACCAAGCATTCCTAAAGGGACACGAGATTTTAATCCGGAACAAGTAGCTAAACGACAATATATTTTTAAAACCATACAACACGTTTTTGAAACTTATGGGTTTCAACCTATAGAAACACCAAGCTTTGAAAACTCTGAAACCTTGATGGGAAAATATGGTGATGAAGGAGACCGATTAATTTTTAAAATTTTAAATTCTGGAGATTATCTTAGCAAAGTTAACGATGCCTTGTATGCGGAGAAGGATTCTACAAAAATGACCTCTAGTATTTCTGAAAAAGCGTTGCGTTACGATTTAACTGTGCCTTTTGCCAGATATGTTGTACAACACCAAAACGATATAGAATTTCCGTTTAAGCGTTACCAGATGCAACCTGTTTGGCGTGCCGACAGACCGCAAAAGGGACGATTTAGAGAATTTAATCAGTGCGATGCCGATGTTGTTGGATCTAAATCGCTTTGGCAAGAAGTTGAATTTGTGCAATTATACGATGCTGTATTTTCTGCATTACAACTAAAAGGTGTTACTATAAAAATTAATAACCGTAAAATTTTGGCCGGTATTGCTGAAGTTATCGGGGCACAAGATAAATTAATCGATTTTACAGTAGCTTTAGATAAGCTCGATAAAATAGGTGAG encodes:
- a CDS encoding LytR/AlgR family response regulator transcription factor, which translates into the protein MTLNCVVVDDSAIQRLSIVKLIENHPALNLIAEYSSALETKNGLNTHKVDLIFLDIEMPVLNGFELLDVLNNKPQIIFVTGKTEYAFKAFNYDATDYLKKPITRERFMVAVEKAIEHHKLKLDFNETEGEHIFVKSNLKKRKVYINDIKWIEALGDYVKLVTEEGSLVVLSTMKAFEQELPEGKFLRIHKSYIVNLDKIDRFNSKNVEVGSYEIPLSRNKKSQLIDALNSI
- the rpsF gene encoding 30S ribosomal protein S6, which encodes MNHYEAVFILNPVLSETQIKETVQKYEDFLVSNGAKMISKEDWGLKKLAYPIQNKKSGFYHLFEFTVPGEVINQLELEFRRDERFMRYLTVKLDKHAVAWAERRRAKLKQKA
- the rpsR gene encoding 30S ribosomal protein S18, yielding MSSIEQQAKGKKDGEIRYLTPLNIETNKQKKYCRFKKSGIKYVDYKDADWLLRFVNEQGKILPRRLTGTSLKYQRKVSVAVKRARHLALMPYVADLLK
- the rplI gene encoding 50S ribosomal protein L9, whose protein sequence is MELILKQDVENLGFKDDVVTVKNGYGRNFLIPQGSAILATPSAKKVLAENLKQRAFKEKKIVDDANKIAEALKALEIKISSKVGSGDKLFGSVNNIDLAEALEKEGQAIDKKFINVTGGSVKRLGKYNAVIRLHREVSVDLPFEVVAQAN
- a CDS encoding DUF6495 family protein; translated protein: MKYTRLTKEQFEELHQEFINFLATQSIDANEWKTIKDTKPEVAEQELDVFSDLVWEGVLTSAKFLEHISGQHMHLFSLGETNMHLIAIKLKNDKDLATQEGFNWLRENLLHDDVEFLQANKTYSEDKKLDIFKLIQQGAVITRGELYTYFNDLVNAE
- a CDS encoding ABC transporter permease, which codes for MFSLVRENIRIAFDSIKSQLLRTILTVLIIAIGITALVGILSAVSALESTISSDFSSMGANTFNIQRYKFTARPQSGERQKVNPIISYQNIRDFVDQYNYPYTKTSVSFDGTSTAEVKFENEKTDPEVKVIGANENFIQNSGLKVDRGREFNALEVENNSNVCVIGSDLVKALFKNDNPIDQIISVRGFKFKVIGTLESKGSTFGNNQDLRVIMPLQKARSIFTNANINYALSVMVEKKELLQSAQDDAIVTFRNIRGLNPIEENNFGLERSDDLINRIGAITGALATAAWIISIITILGSSIALMNIMLVSVSERTREIGVRKALGAKQGTIAFQFFIETIIIGQFGGLLGMLLGILLGLGFASAVDFQFSMPWAAMIWASVITFVVAIISGSYPASKASKLDPIESLRYE